GGCATTCTGGACCATCAAAGGCTTGAGAGACCCCTGTCTCTGCCTAACCCTTTAGTGATATTGTGCGCTCTGGGCTtaggcccgcacggctttaaaatgctTCACTAGTTAGTAAGGCTtacttacttatatacccagtttTTTTCTATTGTCAATGAGTATCCAAAAGTTTTTCCTGACGATCTTCTAGGAGTTCCTCCCGATAGAGGgtggagaagatgatggaaaCCTCTTCACTACTCAAAATGATTTGTAATAGTACAACTCTAGTATTACATGCCATAGAGAAGTTCAATAAAAATGGAAACAAAATTTTTCCTTAACATTGATGATTTAAAGATCCTCTGGAACAGAATAAACCCAAAGAAGGAAGGtggacaaaataaataaataaaagtaccCAACATGAGATAAAGTGAAATGAAAAAACCTAACATAAGGAGGTCTTAAATACGATATTTATATCGGAATATTCAATATAATTCAAGAGACTTACTAACCATGTAATCTTTAGGATTCTTTATACGCTTGACAATGTAACGATCAAAGTCATGTCTTAACGAATGAAGGCCTCCAACATCTTCCCACTTTACATTTGGGATAGCAGAGAAACCTTCTTCTCTAAATGAGGGTTGAACCAATTTAGCTGTTTCCTGCATATTGTCAAATGATTATTAGCAGGCTATATGAAACAGCTTGTTTCAGATTTTACATAGAAGAAAATCCCATATCCAGAAAAAGAGTGTCAGACACTAGAtcactaaaaaatattaaatttatattaaacACGACAAACGTGGATTGAGTTGAGATATAGGATGGCATTATTGAACCTCTTTGGAAATCTTATTGATATTACTTCATGAAAgatattatgtacatattatttgtgtattttgttgtgccttgtattttctaacacttgttccaGGGGTTTTAAAGTAGCGGGTCGaggatcttactgggttatatttatatatctcAATCCTTACTTGCATACCTGCAGATATGGTTGCAGAGAGAAAGGTTAGTGGCTGACTATCTTTTCGTGTGGATTCTGTGTCACTGAGGTGAACCTTCGTATTGTTCGTGAAGGCTGTAATTcatcttttgttatttttagctTATATCTCCTTTCGTTGGGTTTGCATGCCAAAtagttgaattcatgtaattctgtttagatgctccatgaaCTCAGTGTGGGACTTAGGTTAGAGATTTGTTATCTAAACTATTGTCGTTTTCATAAATCGCTATGCGGTATCTTGTTGGATAATTATCCTGCGTTAATGATCATTTCATGCACATAGTGTTATGTATGTTTTTATCTCAGTGTAGGTAGATTACACTAGATTTGGTGAATGGATAGAAAATTGGTTCTCTCGGCAAGCGGTATTGTCGGAAGCCAGTCACGCCTAGGGGTTATTTTGGGATGTGACAGTCTAATTTTGAAATTATCCCTCTTTTCATTGAGAAAGAAAACATTTATAAGTAGAAAATTTTGACCAAGAGGAAAAGATGAAAAGGATTGAAGGTATGCcatcttttaaatttgtttaatcTTTTACTTGTAGAaatcaaaatctcaattttcccccaaatttGTCAATGGACTCTAGTCAAAGTATCCAATGTGGATTGACCGAATGCCACACGAATCCTACACCCTTCTCATGTTGATACGGGTTCAGCAGCAACAAAGAAGAGTCTGCACAACTTACATTACCTGCTACTTCCATAAAAAAGTTCCAGGGTAACTCCATAAACCAGAGACTCAGAAAATGGGAAGAAATAAACCAACCTTTTTATGCCTTAGTTGGAATTTGAACCCTGGTCATGACTGCTGGGTTATAACCTTGATCGACTTACTCGTAAACGTATTGTTTAATTCTCTTTAACACATATATTTCATATGATAATGCTCTTAAAGGATGATGTGTGCCATCCTCTCTACACTAccaaacttgatcttgaattttttagtCTAAAAGGACGGTGCAATCACCCTTCAAGAACATTACCATGTGAAGCTTATAAACATTAGGAGACTTTAAAACATGGGTAACACAATTTATGATAGATATTAAACTATGAAACTCAAAACCAACCACTACACTTATGAGAGAGCAGAAAAGGTGATTTTTGACCAAGCATGTAAATGAAAAACCATGATTTATCTGTAGTTTCAATGACAggatataaaatatcaaatgcCAATTACATACAACAATTTAGGGTCACAAATCGCAACCTTTAGGTAAATCAAAATTCTCTGCATCATACCTCAAAATCAGCCATATTAATGCTGAGATTTGCCATCTCTTCAGGTGACCATGGCTTTCTCCACCATTCTTCGGCATCTTCACCATCTGCCAATTCTCCTAAAAGCTCAACCTTCCTCACGTCTATTATCCTTTTCATTGCCAGGTTACCTTCCTTGTTAGTTAGAGCAGCCAAGTCAGCTCCGATGAATCCTGGGGTTGAGCTAGCTATCTTCATGACATCAAATGCACCTTCAACTCTTAGGTTACGTgtaagaaaagacaaaatttgCGCCCTTGCATTTTCATCAGGAATACCCAAGGCAATTTCACGGTCAAATCGTCCAGGCCTCCTCAATGTTGGGTCAATAGCATCAGGGCTATTTGTGGCCCCAATTACTAGGACATAGCCAGGTCCACGATTAGATCCGTTTGATTTTGCTTCACTATTTCTTTTATCAGAAGTAAAGCACTTTCCTCTGCATCATTAGGTTTTACAACTCTATGTGACTCATCCATGCACATCAGCAGCTGTGTTACAATGTGCTGCTCCATTTCTTTCTGTAAATTTTCTGTTTTGGAAGCAATTGCATCAatctcatcaataaatacaatagaaGGTGCCGTTCGGTATGCCTTCGAGAACAGTTCCCTTATGTTCTCTTctgatgcaacaacaacaacatgcccagtgtAATCTCACAAAGTGGGGTGGGTAGGTGCACAaagaccttacccctaccctagaggtagagaggttgttacCGATAGACCCTCGGTTCGATGATACACAAACAAAAGCTAATAGATGATAGTGACGTGAAACAACATCAAATATCAAACAGTTAGACCAATTCTATAATAAATTATGCTAGCAAACATACAAAATAATGACGCGAACAATCAAATAGAACAAAGAATCAGTTTCACCTGAAACTCCAGACCAACTCAATAGCTGAAAGTTTATAAAATGGAACACGAGTCTCATCAGCAATAGCATGAGCTAGCTTTGTTTTACGACAGCCATGCGGACCGTGGAAGAGTATCCTAACTCCAAGATGCTTAGTCAACTAAGGATGATACAATGGAACAATTACCTCCATTTTCAATTCCTCCAGTACTCCATCCATTCCTCCTAAATCCTTAAACCTTGGACCATCAACACTCCCATCACTACCCCCAAACCTTTCCCCCTCTCTAACCCCTCCTTCTAAATCCCTAGTCACTCCATTTGTTCTTCCTCTTCCTTTAGACAACATATCAATCTTCTTCCTCTTTTCATTAGTATTTTTGTGAACAACCTCGTACTCAATTTTTTTCGACTTTTGAGGAAGTACTATTCGCCTGTTGATTGTACGTATGTTGAAGCATCAACTTCATTAAATCAGGTTTTTCTTCCAATTTCTCTCCATAAATAGCATCGGAAGACGAAGTATAtgcttcttcatcttcatcatcgCTTTCGGAAGTAGTATCAAGAGTAGTCGACGATGAGCCCTCCCCTTCCTGCTTCTCTTTCTGGCTATTCATTATGTGTTTCTTAAGTAAACACTACTCGATGTCTtctcttttagtttctttttcgGAGGTGTTACTTGTTCTGTTTCAGTTCGGAGCTGGAGAACTTCCTGGACACGTTTCGTAAACGCCTGTCACTTTTCATGCGAAGGACGATGAAAGTGGCCTCCTTCATCCGCCGCCGCAGCGTCCTCCCCTTTCCATCGCTAAATTTTACGATTTGGCTAATGGAGGTTTAGTTCTATCTTTGGGGTTTTAGGTCCCTGCTGGAACTCCACATCTACAAAAATGAACCAAAACCCGTTTTAgattagtaatttttatttctcatgttttcagttttttttcaatttattctttttttttatataaaaaaaagaaaaggaaaatgatcAAATTTAAGTCTCTAGTTTAGAAAATTCGTTAAAAAATTCTACTCCCTCTGTTCCAAATTATGTGTCGCTATTTGAACGGACacgatatttaaaaaataagtattgactgtgttaaagttacaaaattactcttttaaaaaaaaataatagtatttaaaatcaagtgagaCCACTTctaattgaaaaaacaaataaaaaaggagtaatagtatttaaaatcaaatggaaccactaagggtaaaattgtaattgtgtttttaaaaacttaccaaataaggaaagacgacattctttttgggacgggcCAAAAAgaaaatggcgacacataatttgagacgaagggattattatattttgaggtcaaatttacGCTTTTTGTCATACTATAGGGTCAGATTTATCCAATGCTTTggaaaattgactaaatatacccTTAATCATACTTTGAGATCAAATTTATCTTCGATATCATACTTTAGGAAAGAACCTACTCTCGTTGTTAAGAAAATTTTTACACGTGCCTTCCTTTAGTAGAAAGGCTCAAATCAACGTTTTATAtgctcaattttaaaaaataaaacattctaATCCAACTTGTCCAATTCAACTCGAGCCACaaaaaagacacaaaataaaTACAACTTTCTCTCAATTCTGTTGGTCAAATTCTTTCAATGAGcaaatatacttctctttcaaCGTGTAGCACAGGTaggttatttttaaataaaccaaaAGTAAAATGAACAACCTACCAGTGTTACACGTTGAAAGAGAAGTGTATCTGTTCATTGAAAATATTTGTAACATCTCACATTCAGTTACACAAATTAAAAACTCCATAAGTTACAATTTCTCTGTCTTCATCAGTTAAACATTAAAAACTCCACCAGTTACAATCTATCTGTCTTCCACAGTTACACACATTAAAAAAATGCCACTTTCTCTAGCaattttacaaactatttcatcaTCCAGCAATCCCAGTTCTCTTGTCAAACTCAGCTCTCAAGAATCTAAGGGAATTGATTCAAGAAAACAAGTCTAATCCCTTCTGTAGATCTCAAGATCTTCAAACGTTTTGAGGTAAGTAGAATCATTTGTTACTCTTATTTCTGGACGTTTTACTGTTATctaattcaaaaatcaaattgcTCCTAACTATTTAGGATTAATGAAATCTCTACAGCCTTATCTATGAAATTTAAATTGTTAAAGTAAGTAGTTGGAATTTGTTCAGATAACTCTATATCACGTCCTTTCCAAAATTTTGTGAATTCTTAAACTGTGAAAGATTACAATTTCAAAGTCAAGTGATTACACCTAAGATCACCCTATTCTTTAAACGAAGTGAGGTCTCAACAAAAGATCTAATTACATAATCTGTTGATCAAAGGTGACCTCTCCTAGTTATTGTTGAATTTCTAAATCTACTCTTTCTTCGACTTCATTGCCAGattttatatctatctataaCGTGGTTTCTGTACACGGTTCACTTTCAAGCAGTCCTTATCTGATACACCAGTGTTGCAGCCTTGTAGCTGCAATATgcctctttactttctttttcaaCTGCATAATCACAAAACAAGAACCAACGCAGACTACTTATTCTCTCGTTGACTGTTACATCGCTAATTCAAACATATCCTACTATATTATTAAGTAAATATATTACATAGTATTTAAGAGTAGCATCCTCTTCAAGATATTCCCTTTAAACCGTTCAAGGCAGCCTGTCGTTTTGCCACTACTCATTCTCTATAAACACGAATTATAATTTCTCGGCAGAATTTGGAACAGTGGAAATAACCAGCCTGTAAATTAATCTTTTTCCTCTCCATATGACGACATACACCACCATCACAAACACTCAGTTAACTACTTCACCTTTGCTGGATTTATTCTTAGCCCAAAAGTAAGTCCTTCAGAATTTGTTTTGTCATTTTACAATATTTATATGTATCCCAACCAGGCCAATATTCTTCTCCACACATGCCCTGTaacataatagaaaaaaaaagaaagaaagaattgaTGATCAAAAGATTTAGTACCTATGCCGCAGAATACACAATCAAGTTGTACATTTATCCAAAATCTCTGAAGTCTCTCCATTGTAGATAGTCTCTTCCATtctcaccaaccaaacaattaAGTGGTACATTTATTTAGTTATCTTTAACATAaacttcttggagttcttaaaataaagtatataaaattttaaatagttttgataAGACATCATAACTAGAAACTCCAACTTTTAGCTATAAATTCCAAACCTCATCTAGAACACTTCAAGTTGTTCATTAATTTCATCAAGTGTGGTGGAAGCTGTgacataaaatattattataatataacaACACTTTATTAATTGTGACACTTCAAAATGTTATAACTATAATAATTCATGAGGTATTATCCCAAAGAGGTTGATTTTCCAAGCACGAGTCCTAAAGGACAAATGATCATTAGCCTAAAATGGCGAACATATGAACTTGAGCCTAAAATGGCTAAATCACGCTAAATCACGAGCATGAGCTTAACAAGGCTAACATTCTTATCAATTATCAAGAACTAATAAATAAGATGGGAGTTAGTTAGCTGATCGTGAAGGCATAGGTTCAAACGACAAATATTCAaaactatgtttgccgacataggatagagattattccGCAAATCGGATGACTCTTTTTTTATGTGTCCCGAAAAGAAGctaaccatggatacttgctagcaaattatgtcatgttatGTTCTGCGCCCGACAAAGTATGGGTTGGCTTAGCTGATTGGTTCCAGATCAGATTCCATgcgctcacatggtggtttatgacggttcactactttctcTCACAAATAATCAACGGAATTTAAATCTTACCTTACTTTGTCAATTATAAATTTCCCTTACATTCTTGTTCATTTCCAGATGCCTTCGcttatatttgaattttattgttaCTTCTAATCTTTCATTGTACTACCCTTCTGCAGTGgttttacataccaatacattttaCGTATTGACCATTTTTTggtgctacatcatttcatgatgtaggttctggcTCTCAAGTCCACGGTCATGCGCCTTATTAGGATTCCTAACTTTTGCTATTGGTGAACCTCTTTCCTACTTGGAGGTTGGATGagatatgatgattttttttgtattttattttctttcagtattagtacttattagaggcttcacaAGCTGGTGTAGTTAtcaaaaaaactttttaatttctaGTCTTTATCATGACTATTAGTATTGTATAAAATTAAGTGGTGTTAATAAACATTGATGATAATATTTCGCCTTTAAGAAATCTTATTTCAATCTCATATTGTTTCAGTTATACTCTATCATGTTGGTTGTATTCTCATGTTTTATGATAGAACGTTTGCTCGTACTAACAATAGTATCGGGTGCGTGTCATGTCTTGGGCCTCGGCTTGGGGCGTGACAATATTTGACCAACAGAATTGATAGAGAGTTatatttcttgtgtttttttttgttcaaacATGTTAGATTaagatgtgttttatttttaaaaaattagtcatttaacatTATTGGATTTTTTCTGTTAAAAGAATAATACATGCGAAAAGTTTGTTAATAACGAGtgtaaatttgacctcaaattatgAAATCAAGAGTAAATTTAAACCTAAAGTATTACGAAatgtatatttagtcaatttttcaaagtagatgAGTAAATTTGTCTACAAAATATCACAGCAAAAACAATTGactcaaaattatgataaagaatatatttgaccaatttttcaaaataaaaaggtaaatttgatccttttacctaaaaaaaaaaaggaacataaCATATAATTTATAAACAAATCCTTTAATTTTGTCTCAACTCATATCTGCACCCTCCAATTTTAGGTGTACATAAATAAACATTTAAACTTGTAtaatataaacaaataaacatttatttttgtgaGCCGCCGATGCTTGCTgctaaaatttatgattttcctaatggaggtttaattctttcctttaggggtcatttggtttaAAAATAAGTTATCCCAGGATTATTAATCTTGGGATTAACTATTTCAAGATTAGTTATCCCAATTTTAAGTAGGAAAAAGAAAAACACTACAATCTCGAAATAATTAATTTCAGGATGAGTTATCCCATGCATTTTGACCCAACCAAATATGGAATAGACTCTTCTTTTAAATTAATCCCGAAATAAATTATCCTTATCCTTCCTACCAAATGCCCCTTAGGATTTTAGGTCCTTGCCTGGTGCCTCCACCCCACAGCAAAAAGAAATGGACCAAACaattttcttccttctttcttcttttttcttttcatttttatatttctcatatttcaagctttttctattttttttttttaatataaaaaaagggCATATTGAGGGATCATTTGGTACAAGCAATAAGGAATAACTAATTTCGAGAGAATAAGCTTATCACATGTTTGATTGAAATAAAAtgtatgggataacttatcccgattTAGTTATCTTGGGATTGTAGTGTTATTGTTATTCACCTTGATGGTAGTAACTATCCTGTGATAATTAATCCCTGAAAGACTTGTTTCCCAAACAAATGACCCCTAAGTAGATTTGTTTATTTGACATGCCTCACGGTTTATGTGTCTATTTTTACATGCAATAACAAAAAGTTCACCAAGAATATGAAAGAACTGGCTGAATCTATCGTCTAAAGTTGCCACCAAGTTTCGCTTACCCATCTAACTAGGCCTTGTTTATTCTCATGTAGGGCATCGTTGggtcattttgatattttttgttaatttagtACATTGTCtatgaaaaaaaaacttcttcatcttctctctTTATCCCTACCACCTACTCCACCATGAAAATCTTGATGGAAAACCTTGCAGAACATAGAACaacaaagttttaaaaattaccatactgattttgaaattttttacaagaacatgaaagaacaagcacacaaaaaattgaaagaataatgaaGGAAAATCCTTATTATCTCTGTTAAAACGTTGCAAAAAAATTACTATCGGTAAAATAGTCCTCCAAacctaatatatagaaaaaaaacataactaaaatcTCATATAAACCAACCACAAAAAAGTGGAAGAACAACAAAGAGATGTGGATCGTTCAAAAGGGACAATGCCGCCGAGAAGAAAGGTGGAATGGGGAGAGGTGGTTCAAAAGGAATAACGCCGCCAGGAAAGATAAGTTGGATAGAGTGTAGAACTGTAACTCCGTAAAAGTCTCCAAGATCCTATGTCAGACTTGAAAGAAACCAACAAAAAGTCAGCTTTTGTCTCAACACGAcattactaaaaaaaatgaaaaaaagaccaccaaaaaccgaccacaaaatgTGGTCAGAaaaaaccgaccataagtggtcggctttttattttttaaaaaattttattaaaaaaagcgaccacatgtggtcggttttttattataaaatatcaaaataaatatttcaataatttttatattaattattatatcttttaaaaattaaaatttaaaaaaaataacaaaaccaaccacaagtggtcggttggtttaaaaaaaatttaattaaaaaatatttttaaaaaccgaccacaagagTTCATATATTTGTGGATGTGATATAAATAGTACGAATTCAagagtttttatatatatatatatatatagagagagagagagagagatagatggatagatagatagatagatagatagttagatatttatatatgatgtggtgatcgattgatgaacgatgcaGTCAAAACCTTGTATATTAAGATAAACAAATAtgattaatcgatcactcatctggGTATGTATAGGAAACACATCGCATTATTTTATTGGataataatatacttgtgtatgtatgtgtgatatatatagtacgtatttagaacttgatatagtcgatagtgatGTTTATAGTACTTATTTGcagtaataataatgtaatatataaccgataattcatcagaatataatgaacgtattctattataaggtaatataattGTGGATGTGATATAAATAGTACGAATTCaagagtttatatatatatatatatagatagagagagagagagagagatggatagatggatagatagatagatagatagatagatatttatatatgatgtagtgatcgattgatgaacgatatAGTCAAAACCTTGTATATTaagataatcaaatataattaatcgatcactcatctgagtatgtataagaaacacatcgcattattttattggataataatatacttgtgtatgtatgtgtgatatacgtatttagaacttgatatagtcgatagtgtgtatatgtataggtgtatatatttatagtatctaCATATTATACAATGAAGGTAtattaatacataaaataatgtaatctataatttattcaagtatttgtgaaatatgttgtatattattatggggtggtaaaatcgtgtatgtgatgtttatagtacgtattttaaaactgatagacaattgaatatatgtatatatacgtatatctcgtgtagtgacgtatgtagtaatcaaaacctagataactgaatctatatatcaaaatagtttgactgatacgttgatatatatcaaaatattgagGAAGTAGATATACTATTTCgggtcaatgtagacacgcgtatgtttttgaagttgtaataacgtaagaatAGTATTATGAGGTATATGAGAGGGGGAGGAAAGAAACAGGGGAGGGGGAGACAGAAAATTGAACGACCGCGCCAAATAACGTAACACAaataatcgataatttatttgattaacacgttgtattacgagcgaggtatatatatatatcaattaatttttcaaataacgataaatttttggctaattagcttttaattacgatattatatataNNNNNNNNNNNNNNNNNNNNNNNNNNNNNNNNNNNNNNNNNNNNNNNNNNNNNNNNNNNNNNNNNNNNNNNNNNNNNNNNNNNNNNNNNNNNNNNNNNNNacaatttcgtatcaaatcatttgaaaacacatgggtgtaatgcaatagtttttctcaacaataatgaaatgcaactgagctaggtggaataccctacataatttacaccaactgtcaaacctcggttgccgccgagattagagtgtaagtgagggagagacactcaagaccacacagcatggtgtctcgacccaatggtagtgcccaagatcacttagctcgGGCTCCTAcatatagtcccaatttgggaatgacatgaagtcaagtacataGATCGCTTAGcttggtaccaatattccgtgtcagcaaacacgttattccagcgatgagcccttgtgtctcaaacgcttcgggcatccacctttctcatgtaaaatcaatgcattcaaatttcatttaatttaatCACGtatcgtattctgtagggtatcgtcatacccgacttgcaagtcatcaatatcacatccacatatgtaTAATCATGTAAAatccaaggtgcttcatcatttacaagtggtgaacaatatttatttcaaattcatgctctcttttgttgatcacaatataatatggagtattgaaatattatcatggaaatttgaaaacaattcatcattcatatttatcaaacttccatggaaaatctcaaatcacatatgcatggtttcaaccattgaagtatataggcaaacaatttccatgacataaagaaaatgacttagaaatcatattgaaagcaagatattagcatttgattgaaaacccccatttaaaagcatgcatgttcataaaactacacccatgagatttttgaataaccccacgtacctctatttccaaggataataggtgttttttgaagcttgcggattggtgaatccaaatatgtaattatctttgaaaacttaCGGTCAagtcttgaactatttgggtttttatttttttgaaaccctaaggagaatcttgagaacttttgatgaaagaatatgtattttggggtccttggaactaaatctcgtgttttagggctaagtaagggtggaaaaggaccactttgtccttaaCACGGAGTGTTTAATTCACCataattccttacataggcgccttccatcccatcgcctatcttcacataggcgccgcctaggctatcacctatgttcacataggcaccGTCTAGGCTATCGCCTacgttcacataggcgccgcctaggctatcgcctatgctttccagtggccatgggcgattggttaggcgtcgcttatcactttgaaaggtcataacttcttgctcgggtgtcggattttaggctaattggtatcgttggaaagctaactcgaatacctatcatttgacatgtagtaggcttcctaattcgacatatactgagagttatggtcgatgaaagCTA
This Capsicum annuum cultivar UCD-10X-F1 unplaced genomic scaffold, UCD10Xv1.1 ctg3258, whole genome shotgun sequence DNA region includes the following protein-coding sequences:
- the LOC124885176 gene encoding LOW QUALITY PROTEIN: cell division control protein 48 homolog C-like (The sequence of the model RefSeq protein was modified relative to this genomic sequence to represent the inferred CDS: inserted 2 bases in 2 codons; deleted 1 base in 1 codon; substituted 2 bases at 2 genomic stop codons; added 173 bases not found in genome assembly), with product MERLQRFWINVQLDCVFCGIVEKESKEAYCSYKAATLRWKGEDAAAADEGGHFHRPSHEKXQAFTKRVQEVLQLRTETEQVTPPKKKLKEKTSSSXLLKKHIMNSQKEKQEGEGSSSTTLDTTSESDDEDEEAYTSSSDAIYGEKLEEKPDLMKLMLQHTYNQQANSTSQKSKKIEYEVVHKNTNEKRKKIDMLSKGRGRTNGVTRDLEGGVREGERFGGSDGSVDGPRFKDLGGMDGVLEELKMEVIVPLYHPXLTKHLGVRILFHGPHGCRKTKLAHAIADETRVPFYKLSAIELVWNYTGHVVVVASEENIRELFSKAYRTAPSIVFIDEIDAIASKTENLQKEMEQHIVTQLLMCMDESHRVVKPNDAEESALXSDKRNSEAKSNGSNRGPGYVLVIGATNSPDAIDPTLRRPGRFDREIALGIPDENARAQILSFLTRNLRVEGAFDVMKIASSTPGFIGADLAALTNKEGNLAMKRIIDVRKVELLGELADGEDAEEWWRKPWSPEEMANLSINMADFEETAKLVQPSFREEGFSAIPNVKWEDVGGLHSLRHDFDRYIVKRIKNPKDYMGFGVDLETGFLLYGPPGCGKTLIAKAVANEAGANFIQIKVPANFYSPNIAFPNVLHD